In the genome of Siniperca chuatsi isolate FFG_IHB_CAS linkage group LG17, ASM2008510v1, whole genome shotgun sequence, one region contains:
- the gjb9b gene encoding gap junction protein beta 9b, with the protein MNWSALEALLSGVNKYSTVFGRVWLSMVFIFRVMVFVVAAQQVWNNKDFACNTAQPGCASACYDHIFPISHIHLWALQLIFITCPSLMVVGHVKHRERKNMQYTALHKGAHLYVNPGKKRGGLWWTYLVSLIFKAGFDAGFLYLLYYIYDGYDLPLLSKCSLVPCPNTVDCYISNSTEKKIFTLFMVVSSAVCILLCICEMVYLIYKRIHKLIRRKTEAERQMFRSKKSITVDPTASIHNCINYKPEEWLSKK; encoded by the exons ATGAACTGGTCTGCATTGGAGGCACTCCTCAGTGGGGTCAACAAGTACTCCACCGTGTTTGGCCGCGTCTGGCTCTCCATGGTCTTCATCTTCCGGGTGATGGTGTTCGTGGTGGCGGCCCAGCAAGTGTGGAACAACAAGGACTTTGCCTGTAACACGGCACAGCCGGGCTGCGCAAGCGCGTGTTACGACCACATCTTCCCAATCTCCCACATCCACCTGTGGGCCCTGCAGCTCATCTTCATCACCTGTCCATCACTGATGGTGGTGGGGCACGTCAAGCATCGTGAGAGGAAGAACATGCAGTACACCGCCTTGCACAAGGGTGCTCATCTGTATGTTAACCCTGGGAAGAAACGTGGGGGCCTGTGGTGGACTTACCTG GTGAGTCTGATTTTCAAGGCAGGCTTTGATGCTGGCTTCCTTTACCTCCTGTACTACATCTATGATGGTTACGACCTGCCCCTCCTGTCCAAGTGCTCCCTGGTGCCGTGCCCCAATACAGTGGACTGCTACATATCAAATTCCACTGAGAAGAAGATCTTCACCCTCTTCATGGTagtctcctctgctgtctgcaTCTTATTGTGTATCTGTGAGATGGTTTACCTCATCTACAAACGCATCCACAAACTCATTAGGAGGAAGActgaggcagagaggcagatgTTCAGGTCCAAAAAGTCAATCACAGTGGACCCTACAGCCTCTATCCACAACTGTATTAACTACAAGCCTGAGGAGTGGCTATCTAAGAAATAA
- the pef1 gene encoding peflin isoform X1, which yields MSFHYSQGYPGGGNPPPGAPYGGGSGPYGHHPSAPYGAASHPSGGPYGAYGAPGQGGQYGPGPGGAPGGPYGGYGGQPHGGQYGHHAPAGNIPPGVNPEAYQWFQTVDTDHSGFINQKELKQALVNSNWSAFNDETCLMMINMFDKTRSGQMDLFGFSALWDFMQRWRALFQQYDRDRSGCISGTELQQALAQMGYNLSPQFSQTLVQRFTVQGGRPGIQLDRFIHVCTQLQTTTQAFRERDTAMTGNVRLSYEDFLSGAITRLM from the exons ATGAGTTTCCACTACAGCCAG GGCTATCCAGGAGGAGGCAACCCACCACCAGGTGCTCCATACGGGGGAGGCAGTGGTCCCTATGGGCATCACCCCTCAGCTCCATACGGAGCTGCATCACATCCATCAGGAGGTCCGTATGGCGCTTATGGAGCCCCAGGTCAGGGAGGTCAGTATGGGCCTGGACCAGGGGGTGCCCCCGGCGGGCCTTATGGGGGTTACGGGGGACAACCACATGGAGGACAGTATGGACACCATGCTCCTGCAG GTAACATCCCTCCTGGTGTTAACCCAGAGGCGTACCAGTGGTTCCAGACTGTTGACACGGACCACAGTGGCTTCATCAATCAAAAGGAGCTGAAGCAGGCACTTGTCAATTCTAACTGGTCTGCTTTTAATGACGAGACCTGCCTAATGATGATCA ACATGTTTGACAAGACGCGGTCAGGTCAAATGGACCTGTTTGGCTTCTCAGCACTGTGGGACTTCATGCAGCGGTGGAGAGCGCTCTTTCAGCAATATGACAGAGACCGCTCAGGCTGTATCAGTGGCACAGAGCTACAGCAAG CCCTCGCTCAGATGGGCTACAACCTGAGTCCCCAGTTTTCTCAGACATTGGTGCAGCGCTTCACCGTGCAAGGCGGGCGACCCGGCATCCAGCTAGACCGCTTCATCCACGTGTGCACCCAGCTCCAGACTACAACGCAGGCCTtcagggagagagacactgcCATGACGGGAAACGTCCGCCTCAGCTATGAGGATTTCCTCTCTGGAGCCATCACCAGGCTCATGTGA
- the pef1 gene encoding peflin isoform X2, with translation MSFHYSQGYPGGGNPPPGAPYGGGSGPYGHHPSAPYGAASHPSGGPYGAYGAPGQGGNIPPGVNPEAYQWFQTVDTDHSGFINQKELKQALVNSNWSAFNDETCLMMINMFDKTRSGQMDLFGFSALWDFMQRWRALFQQYDRDRSGCISGTELQQALAQMGYNLSPQFSQTLVQRFTVQGGRPGIQLDRFIHVCTQLQTTTQAFRERDTAMTGNVRLSYEDFLSGAITRLM, from the exons ATGAGTTTCCACTACAGCCAG GGCTATCCAGGAGGAGGCAACCCACCACCAGGTGCTCCATACGGGGGAGGCAGTGGTCCCTATGGGCATCACCCCTCAGCTCCATACGGAGCTGCATCACATCCATCAGGAGGTCCGTATGGCGCTTATGGAGCCCCAGGTCAGGGAG GTAACATCCCTCCTGGTGTTAACCCAGAGGCGTACCAGTGGTTCCAGACTGTTGACACGGACCACAGTGGCTTCATCAATCAAAAGGAGCTGAAGCAGGCACTTGTCAATTCTAACTGGTCTGCTTTTAATGACGAGACCTGCCTAATGATGATCA ACATGTTTGACAAGACGCGGTCAGGTCAAATGGACCTGTTTGGCTTCTCAGCACTGTGGGACTTCATGCAGCGGTGGAGAGCGCTCTTTCAGCAATATGACAGAGACCGCTCAGGCTGTATCAGTGGCACAGAGCTACAGCAAG CCCTCGCTCAGATGGGCTACAACCTGAGTCCCCAGTTTTCTCAGACATTGGTGCAGCGCTTCACCGTGCAAGGCGGGCGACCCGGCATCCAGCTAGACCGCTTCATCCACGTGTGCACCCAGCTCCAGACTACAACGCAGGCCTtcagggagagagacactgcCATGACGGGAAACGTCCGCCTCAGCTATGAGGATTTCCTCTCTGGAGCCATCACCAGGCTCATGTGA